In one Nicotiana sylvestris chromosome 8, ASM39365v2, whole genome shotgun sequence genomic region, the following are encoded:
- the LOC104245881 gene encoding GRF1-interacting factor 3-like isoform X2 has product MQYLDENKTLILAILDNQNLGKLAECAQYQAKLQKNLMYLAAIADAQPQSPAIPTQMAPHPAMQQGGFYMQHPQAAAMNQQQGMFTAKMPLQFNSPQQMQDQQHQQLQRQQQGIPQQTGMQLGGPNSTLGGASNGSQLSASGTGDARGGNKQDNPEAEPSGADGQTSSVTGQGSEEPK; this is encoded by the exons TTGGCCATATTGGACAATCAAAATCTTGGGAAACTAGCTGAATGTGCACA GTACCAGGCTAAACTTCAGAAGAACTTGATGTACTTAGCCGCAATTGCTGATGCCCAACCACAATCGCCCGCTATTCCAACACAA AtggctcctcatcctgcaatgCAACAAGGAGGATTTTACATGCAGCACCCTCAGGCTGCAGCCATGAATCAACAACAGGGTATGTTTACTGCGAAGATGCCACTGCAATTTAACAGCCCCCAGCAAATGCAGGATCAGCAGCATCAACAACTGCAGCGACAGCAGCAAGGTATTCCTCAACAAACGGGTATGCAACTTGGAGGTCCCAACTCCACTCTTGGTGGTGCGAGTAATGGTAGCCAACTTTCAGCTTCAGGCACTGGGGATGCACGTGGAGGAAACAAGCAGGACAACCCTGAGGCCGAACCTTCGGGTGCTGATGGCCAAACTAGCTCGGTGACTGGTCAAGGTTCGGAGGAACCCAAGTAA